From one Streptomyces spiramyceticus genomic stretch:
- a CDS encoding acyclic terpene utilization AtuA family protein: MRVLRIGNASGFYGDRFDAMREMLTGGELDVLTGDYLAELTMLILGRDRLKDPRLGYAKTFLRQLEENLGLAHGRGVKIVANAGGLNPAGLADAVRELADRVGVPVRVAHVEGDSLPLPEGALTANAYLGGAGIAECLRAGADVVVTGRVTDAALVSGPAAWRYGWEPEGSGSYDRLAGAVVAGHVLECGTQATGGNYSFFGEHDVRRPGFPVAEIYADGTSVITKHDGTGGVVDVGTVTAQLLYETGGARYAGPDVTARLDTVRLTQDGPDRVRISGVRGEAPPSTLKVGLNRIGGWRNEVLFVLTGLDVEAKARLVREQLDDAFGKRRPAEVRWELARTERPDAPTEECASALLRLVVRDPDPAAVGRAVSSAAIELALGSYPGFHVTAPPGKGAPYGVFEAQYVDPGEVAHVAVLPDGARVEVRHPVRTKALEPVEEPPAPARAPTGPKRRAPLGLVAGARSGDKGGDANVGVWVRSDEAWAWLAHELTVDRFRELLPETAGLPVTRHALPNLRALNFVVTGLLGEGVASQSRFDPQAKGVGEWLRSRWVDVPVGLL, translated from the coding sequence CTGAGGGTGCTCCGCATCGGCAACGCGTCCGGCTTCTACGGCGACCGGTTCGACGCGATGAGGGAGATGCTCACCGGCGGCGAACTCGACGTACTGACCGGTGATTACCTCGCCGAACTGACCATGCTCATCCTGGGCAGGGACCGGCTGAAAGACCCCCGGCTCGGCTACGCCAAGACGTTCCTGCGGCAGCTGGAGGAGAACCTCGGGCTCGCGCACGGACGGGGCGTGAAAATCGTCGCCAATGCGGGCGGGCTCAACCCGGCCGGACTGGCCGATGCCGTACGGGAGTTGGCCGACCGGGTCGGCGTGCCGGTGCGGGTCGCGCATGTCGAGGGCGACAGCCTGCCGCTGCCCGAAGGCGCGCTGACCGCCAACGCGTATCTCGGTGGCGCCGGAATCGCCGAGTGCCTGAGGGCGGGTGCGGACGTGGTGGTGACGGGGCGCGTCACGGACGCGGCACTGGTCAGCGGGCCGGCGGCGTGGCGGTACGGGTGGGAGCCGGAAGGCTCGGGCTCCTACGACCGACTTGCCGGGGCGGTGGTCGCCGGGCACGTGCTGGAGTGCGGGACGCAGGCCACCGGCGGCAACTACTCCTTCTTCGGCGAGCACGATGTGCGGCGCCCCGGCTTTCCGGTGGCGGAGATCTACGCGGACGGCACCTCCGTAATCACCAAACACGACGGTACGGGCGGCGTCGTGGACGTCGGCACGGTGACGGCGCAACTGCTGTACGAGACCGGGGGCGCCCGTTACGCGGGCCCCGACGTCACGGCCCGGCTCGACACCGTACGGCTGACGCAGGACGGGCCCGACCGGGTGCGGATCTCCGGCGTACGGGGCGAGGCGCCGCCGTCGACCCTCAAGGTCGGGCTGAACCGGATCGGCGGCTGGCGCAACGAGGTCCTGTTCGTACTGACCGGCCTCGACGTGGAAGCCAAGGCGCGGCTGGTACGCGAACAACTGGACGACGCCTTCGGCAAGCGCCGGCCGGCGGAGGTGCGGTGGGAACTCGCCCGCACGGAGCGGCCGGACGCGCCCACGGAGGAGTGCGCGAGCGCGCTGCTGCGGCTGGTCGTACGGGACCCGGATCCGGCGGCGGTAGGGAGGGCGGTGAGCAGCGCGGCGATCGAGCTGGCGCTCGGCAGCTACCCCGGCTTCCACGTGACGGCGCCCCCGGGCAAGGGGGCGCCCTATGGGGTCTTCGAAGCGCAGTACGTGGACCCGGGGGAGGTGGCGCACGTCGCGGTGCTGCCGGACGGGGCGCGGGTGGAGGTGCGGCACCCGGTGCGTACGAAGGCACTTGAGCCGGTGGAGGAGCCCCCTGCGCCAGCGCGTGCCCCCACCGGGCCGAAGCGCAGGGCGCCGCTGGGGCTGGTCGCGGGCGCTCGTAGCGGCGACAAGGGCGGGGACGCGAATGTCGGGGTGTGGGTCAGGTCGGACGAGGCGTGGGCGTGGCTGGCGCACGAGCTGACGGTGGACCGCTTCCGCGAACTGCTCCCGGAGACGGCCGGGTTGCCGGTGACCAGGCATGCGCTGCCGAACCTGCGGGCGCTGAACTTCGTGGTGACGGGCTTGCTGGGCGAGGGGGTGGCCTCGCAGTCCCGTTTCGACCCGCAGGCGAAGGGGGTGGGGGAGTGGCTGCGGTCGCGGTGGGTGGATGTGCCGGTGGGGTTGCTGTGA
- a CDS encoding TIGR03084 family metal-binding protein: MSDPAAVLDDLRAEGDELDQLVGGLSNKQWSLATPAPRWTVAHQIAHLAWTDTAALLSVTDPEAFAAETDKALAAPERFVDEGAEAGAELPVDELLAWWRDGREQLQRALRAAPAGVRFPWYGPPMSAASMATGRLMETWAHGQDIADAVGVRREPTARLRHVARIGVRARGYAFFVRGLAVPEEEFRVELDPPSAPMGSPLFERSRELGEGPDGASDGASDGSDGAGVWAYGPEDARQRVTGPALDFCLLVTQRAHRDDLAVRAEGPDADRWLDIAQAFAGPAGAGRAPRRTRHKEA; encoded by the coding sequence GTGTCCGATCCGGCAGCCGTGCTCGACGATCTCCGTGCGGAAGGGGACGAACTCGACCAGCTGGTCGGGGGCTTGAGCAACAAGCAGTGGTCGCTCGCCACACCCGCGCCGCGCTGGACAGTCGCCCACCAGATCGCACACCTCGCCTGGACGGACACGGCGGCGCTGCTGTCCGTCACCGACCCCGAGGCCTTCGCGGCGGAGACGGACAAGGCGCTGGCCGCGCCCGAGCGCTTCGTCGACGAAGGCGCCGAAGCGGGGGCGGAGCTGCCGGTCGACGAACTGCTGGCGTGGTGGCGCGACGGGCGCGAGCAGTTGCAGCGCGCACTGCGGGCGGCGCCGGCCGGGGTGCGTTTCCCCTGGTACGGGCCGCCGATGAGCGCCGCCTCGATGGCCACGGGGCGGCTGATGGAGACCTGGGCGCACGGTCAGGACATCGCCGACGCGGTGGGCGTACGACGCGAACCGACGGCGCGGCTGCGGCACGTGGCACGCATCGGGGTGCGGGCGCGCGGCTACGCCTTCTTTGTGCGGGGTCTCGCGGTGCCGGAGGAGGAGTTCCGGGTCGAGTTGGACCCGCCGTCCGCGCCAATGGGGTCTCCCCTGTTCGAGCGAAGCCGAGAACTTGGGGAAGGGCCGGACGGTGCATCGGACGGTGCGTCGGACGGTTCAGACGGTGCGGGAGTGTGGGCGTACGGCCCTGAGGACGCCCGCCAGCGCGTCACCGGCCCGGCGCTCGACTTCTGCCTGCTGGTGACCCAGCGGGCGCACCGCGACGATCTGGCGGTACGGGCGGAGGGCCCCGATGCGGACCGGTGGCTGGACATCGCGCAGGCCTTCGCGGGACCGGCGGGCGCGGGGCGCGCGCCTCGGCGTACCCGGCACAAGGAGGCCTGA
- a CDS encoding EamA family transporter has protein sequence MDQPTSAAPASAPAAEIPGAVAPAPAPTRAAGIGARLGPVAMVVAGGLSVQFGSAVAVTLMPRTGAAGVVAVRLAVAAVILLVVCRPRVRGYARADWGTIGAFGLAMAGMNGLFYQSLERLPLGVAVTLEVLGPLALSVFASRRAMSVVWAALALGGVALLSGGGFDRLDPVGAAYALGAGGCWAAYILFSARTGRRFPQADGLALAMAVAAVLSLPLGLAESGTKLFEPTTLALGAAVALLSSVLPYTLELLALRRLPAATFAVLMSLEPAIAAVAGFLVLSQALSTTDALAIALVIGASMGAVRSQSRQRRSKPSD, from the coding sequence ATGGACCAGCCCACCTCCGCCGCGCCCGCCTCCGCCCCTGCCGCCGAAATACCGGGGGCCGTCGCCCCCGCCCCCGCGCCCACCCGCGCCGCGGGCATCGGTGCCCGGCTCGGGCCGGTCGCGATGGTGGTGGCGGGGGGCCTTTCCGTGCAGTTCGGGTCCGCTGTCGCCGTCACGCTGATGCCCCGCACGGGCGCGGCGGGCGTCGTCGCTGTACGGCTCGCCGTCGCGGCCGTGATCCTGCTCGTCGTGTGTCGCCCCCGGGTGCGGGGTTACGCCCGCGCCGACTGGGGCACCATCGGCGCCTTCGGGCTCGCGATGGCCGGCATGAACGGCCTCTTCTACCAGTCGCTGGAGCGGCTCCCGCTGGGCGTCGCCGTGACCCTGGAGGTGCTCGGCCCGCTCGCCCTCTCCGTGTTCGCGTCCCGGCGCGCGATGAGCGTCGTATGGGCCGCGCTGGCGCTGGGCGGCGTCGCGCTGCTCAGTGGCGGCGGCTTCGACCGGCTGGATCCGGTCGGCGCCGCCTACGCGCTCGGGGCGGGCGGTTGCTGGGCGGCGTACATCCTCTTCAGCGCGCGGACCGGGCGCCGGTTCCCGCAGGCGGACGGGCTGGCGCTCGCGATGGCGGTGGCGGCGGTGCTGAGCCTGCCGCTCGGGCTCGCCGAGTCCGGCACGAAGCTGTTCGAGCCGACGACTCTGGCCCTGGGGGCGGCGGTCGCCCTGCTTTCGTCCGTGCTGCCCTACACGCTGGAGCTGCTGGCGCTGCGCCGACTGCCTGCCGCGACGTTCGCCGTACTGATGAGCCTGGAACCGGCCATCGCGGCCGTCGCCGGCTTCCTGGTCCTGAGCCAGGCCCTCTCGACGACCGACGCGCTGGCGATCGCGCTGGTCATCGGCGCGAGCATGGGCGCGGTGCGGAGCCAGTCGCGTCAACGGCGGTCCAAGCCCTCTGACTGA